The following coding sequences are from one Methanobacterium sp. window:
- a CDS encoding Ig-like domain-containing protein, which translates to TFNEPIKPGTMNIQLKTNTGTNIPTTNTINGNTLTITPNNPLKKATKYTIILYAGSITDLAGNPITKYSRPFTTAAV; encoded by the coding sequence CCACCTTCAACGAACCCATAAAACCAGGAACCATGAACATCCAACTAAAAACCAACACCGGAACAAACATACCCACCACCAACACCATAAACGGCAACACCCTAACCATAACACCCAACAACCCACTGAAAAAAGCAACCAAATACACCATAATATTATACGCTGGAAGCATAACCGACCTAGCAGGCAACCCCATCACAAAATACAGCCGACCCTTCACCACAGCAGCTGTGTAA
- a CDS encoding methyltransferase — MINKKRHLEMALQTIPSHPDPDCDLEQYHTPATIAADVLWNASAQGDIQGMKVVDLGCGTGILALGAAMMGAEETVGIDVDGGALKVAENEATRLKVQDKCRFLRMDVDDFEGKGDTVIQNPPFGAQKAHHKDADRKFLLKAFNVAPVVYSFHLAKTEDFIERLVSSVSSVITHRFYYKFPLPRTYHFHKEEKREVEVVVFRFES; from the coding sequence ATGATTAACAAGAAACGACATCTTGAAATGGCGCTACAAACCATACCTTCCCATCCTGATCCAGACTGTGATCTGGAACAGTACCACACCCCCGCCACCATAGCCGCAGATGTGCTCTGGAATGCCAGTGCCCAGGGAGATATTCAAGGGATGAAAGTGGTTGATCTTGGATGTGGAACTGGAATTCTAGCCCTCGGAGCAGCTATGATGGGGGCTGAGGAAACTGTGGGGATTGATGTTGATGGTGGTGCCCTGAAAGTTGCAGAAAATGAAGCAACTAGACTTAAAGTTCAGGATAAATGTAGATTCCTCAGGATGGATGTGGATGATTTTGAAGGTAAGGGGGATACTGTTATCCAGAACCCTCCATTTGGTGCTCAGAAAGCCCATCATAAGGATGCTGACCGAAAATTTTTATTAAAAGCCTTTAATGTGGCTCCTGTGGTTTATTCTTTCCATTTGGCCAAAACCGAGGATTTCATAGAACGTTTGGTGTCATCGGTTTCAAGTGTAATAACCCACCGTTTCTATTATAAATTTCCCCTACCACGTACCTACCACTTCCATAAGGAAGAAAAACGGGAAGTGGAAGTAGTTGTGTTTCGTTTTGAAAGTTAA
- a CDS encoding acetyl-CoA carboxylase biotin carboxylase subunit yields the protein MFDKVLVANRGEIAIRVMRACRELDVKSVAVYSEADKNSLFAKYADEAYLIGGPAPADSYLNIPHILEAAEESGADALHPGYGFLAENSAMGDECAKHGIKLVGPSGRVIEAMGSKIESRKLMEKAGVPVIPGNSRGVTDPDEALKIAESIGYPVIVKASAGGGGIGMRTVYEEDELIRALESTQSVAASAFGDSTVFIEKYVEEPRHIEFQILADEHGNTIHVADRECSIQRRHQKLIEESPSPIMTDKLREKMGKAAVKAASSIDYTNAGTVEFLYSNGNFYFLEMNTRIQVEHPITEAVTGVDLVKEQLKIASGRELCCTQEDIQVRGHAIECRINAENPLTDFSPNPGKITGYRSPGGPGLRVDSGVYMNYTIPPYYDSMISKLIVWGRNRNEAITRMRRALSEYIILGVETTIPFHKAMMLSPTFQQGKLHTHFVDEYKQEITENMEKIVKEDKEMVSRLKSTFLPSKRVAAVSAAVSSYMSHSLEKNKK from the coding sequence ATGTTTGACAAGGTCCTGGTTGCTAACCGTGGAGAGATCGCCATTAGGGTGATGCGAGCTTGCAGAGAACTGGATGTAAAAAGTGTAGCTGTATACTCAGAAGCTGATAAGAATTCGCTTTTCGCTAAATATGCTGATGAAGCATATCTTATAGGAGGACCAGCTCCTGCTGATAGTTATTTGAACATTCCACACATTTTAGAGGCTGCTGAAGAATCTGGGGCCGATGCATTACACCCGGGTTACGGTTTTTTGGCTGAAAACTCGGCAATGGGTGATGAATGTGCCAAACATGGTATAAAACTTGTAGGCCCATCTGGCCGTGTTATAGAGGCTATGGGGAGTAAAATTGAATCTCGTAAACTCATGGAAAAAGCAGGAGTTCCAGTAATCCCTGGTAACAGTAGGGGAGTGACTGACCCGGATGAAGCACTTAAAATAGCTGAATCCATTGGCTACCCCGTGATAGTTAAGGCATCGGCTGGTGGTGGCGGTATTGGCATGCGGACAGTTTATGAAGAAGATGAACTTATCCGTGCCCTTGAATCCACACAATCTGTAGCAGCATCAGCCTTCGGAGATTCAACAGTGTTTATTGAGAAGTATGTGGAGGAACCTCGCCATATAGAATTCCAGATCTTGGCAGATGAACATGGTAATACCATCCATGTGGCGGATCGTGAGTGTAGTATCCAACGAAGACACCAGAAACTAATTGAGGAGTCACCTTCTCCGATTATGACTGACAAACTAAGGGAAAAAATGGGGAAAGCAGCAGTTAAAGCTGCATCATCAATAGACTATACTAATGCAGGTACTGTGGAATTCCTTTACTCTAATGGGAACTTTTACTTTTTGGAGATGAACACCAGAATCCAAGTGGAACACCCTATCACTGAAGCGGTTACTGGAGTTGACCTGGTTAAAGAGCAGCTAAAAATTGCCTCTGGCAGAGAGTTATGCTGCACCCAGGAAGATATTCAAGTAAGAGGTCATGCTATTGAGTGTCGTATCAACGCTGAAAATCCTTTAACAGATTTTTCACCTAACCCTGGTAAGATCACTGGTTATCGTTCCCCTGGTGGTCCTGGGTTGCGAGTGGACAGTGGAGTTTACATGAATTACACTATTCCTCCCTATTATGATTCAATGATTTCGAAACTCATTGTATGGGGTAGGAACAGGAATGAAGCCATCACCAGAATGCGAAGAGCACTTTCAGAATATATTATTTTGGGAGTGGAAACCACCATACCCTTCCATAAGGCAATGATGTTAAGCCCGACTTTCCAGCAAGGAAAACTACACACCCACTTTGTAGATGAGTATAAACAGGAAATCACTGAAAACATGGAAAAAATAGTTAAAGAAGATAAAGAAATGGTTTCACGGCTCAAATCTACATTTTTACCCTCAAAAAGAGTTGCTGCAGTATCCGCGGCAGTTTCAAGTTATATGAGTCATTCATTGGAGAAAAATAAAAAATAA
- a CDS encoding biotin--[acetyl-CoA-carboxylase] ligase codes for MNKKEILKILHRNKDKYLPGARLASEVGISESQLAEEILQLQKDGYVIDSSPDNGYCLSKTPNRLLPYELQRDLSTEYVGREIHYYSEVDSTNEVAKKLANEGAPEGTIVIAESQSSGRGRRGKKWLSPSGGVWMTIILRPDIPPAKAPQLTLVTGVAVAETLDEECKLDVGIKWPNDILIGEKKVCGILTEANINPQGLEYVVVGVGIDLNVDVNAFPPNLRKGATSLKQELEKEIYSVKLVQRFLKNFETLYNDFKTGNFPEILKEWRKLSKTIGLNVEVRKKGKVVRGEAVGITNEGVLILEMDDGSLRKVISGECIHLK; via the coding sequence ATGAATAAAAAAGAAATATTAAAGATACTCCATCGAAATAAGGATAAATATCTTCCTGGTGCTAGATTGGCATCTGAAGTGGGAATATCGGAATCCCAACTTGCCGAAGAAATACTTCAACTCCAAAAAGATGGTTATGTGATAGATTCATCACCAGATAATGGTTATTGTCTTTCCAAAACTCCTAATCGCCTCCTGCCTTATGAATTACAGCGTGATTTGTCTACTGAATATGTTGGACGAGAAATTCATTACTATTCTGAGGTTGATTCAACTAACGAAGTGGCCAAAAAATTGGCTAATGAAGGTGCACCGGAAGGAACCATTGTTATTGCTGAAAGTCAGAGCAGTGGCAGGGGACGTCGTGGTAAAAAATGGTTATCACCCTCTGGTGGGGTGTGGATGACTATTATTTTAAGGCCGGATATTCCCCCAGCCAAAGCACCTCAACTAACACTGGTAACTGGAGTGGCAGTTGCTGAAACACTGGATGAAGAGTGTAAACTCGATGTGGGGATTAAATGGCCCAATGACATTTTAATTGGAGAAAAAAAGGTATGTGGGATCTTAACCGAAGCAAACATCAACCCTCAGGGTCTTGAATATGTTGTGGTGGGAGTTGGTATCGATCTTAACGTTGATGTGAATGCTTTCCCCCCGAATCTGAGGAAAGGGGCAACATCCTTAAAACAGGAACTTGAAAAGGAAATTTACAGTGTAAAGCTAGTTCAGAGATTCCTTAAAAACTTTGAAACTCTTTATAATGATTTTAAAACAGGGAATTTTCCGGAAATTTTGAAAGAATGGAGAAAACTTTCCAAAACTATTGGTTTGAATGTTGAAGTGCGTAAAAAGGGAAAAGTGGTTCGTGGAGAAGCTGTTGGAATAACCAATGAAGGAGTTCTTATTTTAGAGATGGATGATGGAAGTTTGCGCAAGGTTATCTCTGGAGAATGTATACACTTAAAATGA